One Panicum virgatum strain AP13 chromosome 3N, P.virgatum_v5, whole genome shotgun sequence DNA segment encodes these proteins:
- the LOC120665134 gene encoding B3 domain-containing protein Os05g0481400-like, with the protein MATKASSAASGAAYEEQRRKRVLENLKHLEDLGISEMSKSLLQAARLHKQDKDGVRASPKPRKKFDATEVRRSSRAKPTVSYKDDFGELDTFLRRKRRSGGTNADPGREYTGRVSSYEQQQRAFRRAEKLQDGLDPNNPSFVKTMVRSHVSSCFWLGLPGSFCKKNLPRSEFRMVLEDEDGVEFDAVYIGKRTGLSGGWRGFAMHHNLEDGDSLVFELTEHDRFKIYIIKAMDEDDVEEAESDDKNASGGTKEESAQEDSPAAEPPKGAKRRKLRGRR; encoded by the exons atggcgacgaaggcgagcagcgccgcctccggcgCGGCCTACGAGGAGCAGCGCAGGAAGCGGGTCctcgagaacctcaagcacCTCGAG GATTTGGGCATATCGGAGATGTCGAAGAGCTTGCTCCAGGCTGCGAGGCTGCATAAACAGGACAAG GACGGAGTGCGCGCGAGCCCCAAGCCGAGGAAGAAGTTCGACGCCACCGAGGTGCGGCGTTCCTCGAGGGCAAAGCCCACGGTTTCCTACAAGGATGAT TTTGGTGAACTGGATACTTTTCTACGTCGCAAAAG GCGCAGTGGTGGTACGAATGCAGACCCGGGAAGAGAATACACTGGAAGAGTTTCTTCTTATGAACAGCAACAGCGTGCATTCAGAAGAGCCGAGAAACTTCAAGATGGTCTAGACCCTAATAACCCATCATTTGTTAAGACCATGGTTCGATCACATGTGTCCAGCTGCTTTTGGCTT GGTCTTCCTGGAAGCTTCTGCAAAAAAAATCTGCCTCGCAGTGAGTTTAGGATGGTGTTGGAGGATGAAGATGGTGTTGAATTTGATGCTGTCTATATTGGGAAGCGAACAGGTCTAAGTGGTGGATGGAGGGGCTTCGCAATGCACCACAACTTGGAGGATGGGGATTCCTTGGTCTTCGAATTGACTGAGCATGACAGATTTAAG atatatataataaaagccATGGATGAGGATGATGTAGAAGAGGCTGAGTCTGATGACAAGAATGCCAGTGGGGGTACTAAGGAAGAGTCTGCCCAGGAAGATTCACCTGCCGCTGAGCCTCCAAAAGGTGCCAAAAGAAGAAAATTACGTGGACGGCGGTAG
- the LOC120665131 gene encoding KH domain-containing protein SPIN1-like, whose product MDGLHGTDACFSPARAMSPQVRPHGPPDVGSQYLADLLQEHQKLGPFMQVLPICSRLLNQEIMRVSNMRRQHGAGDFERFPITSPNQMHPSPPIQNFCGNGFSPWNGMHSERVGVPQGAMGWQGPPQSPSSYIVKKILRLEVPTDTYPNFNFIGRLLGPRGNSLKRIEASTGCRVFIRGKGSIKDSGKEEQLKGRPGYEHLSELLHILIEAELPANVIDSRLAKAQEILEELLKPVDESQDYYKRQQLRELAMLNSPLREESPHPGGAPPSPFSNGGMKRVKQ is encoded by the exons atggACGGCCTGCACGGTACGGACGCCTGCTTCTCCCCCGCGAGGGCCATGTCGCCGCAGGTCAGGCCCCACGGGCCGCCGGACGTAGGCAG TCAGTACCTGGCGGACTTGCTGCAGGAGCATCAGAAGCTGGGGCCGTTCATGCAGGTGCTCCCAATCTGCAGCAGGCTGCTGAATCAAG AAATAATGCGGGTGTCGAATATGCGACGCCAACATGGTGCTGGGGACTTCGAGAGGTTCCCAATCACAAGCCCGAACCAGATGCATCCGTCACCCCCCATACAAAATTTTTGCGGGAACGGTTTTAGTCCATGGAATGGGATGCATTCAGAG AGAGTGGGTGTTCCGCAAGGAGCTATGGGTTGGCAAGGACCCCCACAAAGTCCCTCTTCTTACATTGTCAAGAAGATTTTGCGGTTGGAAGTGCCAACAGATACATACCCTAAT TTCAATTTTATTGGCCGCCTTCTTGGCCCAAGGGGAAACTCTTTGAAGAGGATTGAAGCCTCTACAGGTTGTCGTGTTTTCATCAGAGGGAAAGGCTCAATCAAAGATTCTGGCAAG GAGGAACAACTTAAGGGAAGACCTGGCTATGAACACTTGAGTGAGCTCCTCCATATCTTGATTGAAGCTGAGTTGCCTGCTAATGTGATTGATTCTAGACTTGCAAAGGCACAAGAGATCCTTGAAGAGTTATTAAAGCCAGTG GATGAATCACAAGACTACTACAAGAGACAGCAACTCCGGGAACTTGCCATGTTAAATTCGCCCCTCCGAGAGGAGAGCCCGCATCcaggtggtgctcctcctagtcCCTTCAGTAACGGTGGCATGAAACGAGTGAAACAATGA
- the LOC120665129 gene encoding NADH dehydrogenase [ubiquinone] 1 alpha subcomplex subunit 1, producing MARLHWLEAILPLGIIGGMLCIMGNAQYFIHKAAHGRPKHIGNDMWDVAMERRDKKLMEQSSGN from the exons ATGGCGCGGCTGCACTGGCTGGAGGCCATCCTGCCGCTCGGCATCATCGGCGGCATGCTCTGCATCATGGGCAACGCCCAGTACTTCATCCACAAGGCCGCTCACGGCAGG CCGAAGCACATCGGGAACGACATGTGGGACGTCGCCATGGAGCGCCGCGACAAGAAGCTCATGGAGCAGTCCTCCGGCAACTAG